Proteins from a single region of Ziziphus jujuba cultivar Dongzao chromosome 1, ASM3175591v1:
- the LOC107403736 gene encoding disease resistance protein RPM1-like has product MAETAVGLAIDHLVQLLTNEASLLRGVRSQVSSIKRELEAIQCFLKDVDMMADLEEEGSTSRFAGVTLWVKELREVAFQIKDVIDEYQFHLERYPGHGHGFIGSLGQIGRSIVKLKPRYHIASRIQEIKKAVVEISERSKRYGFDSIAQPQGTTNGNPSQYISGYDPRKGSIYLEEDDVVGIESPRDELVGWLLNNDQQPRRAVISVVGMGGVGKTTLARKVYDRVKNDFDCYAWITVSHSYQEEELLKNVITQFCDVNKEPLPQGIGSMNEQILTNKVREYLQQKRYVVFFDDVWKKEFWGDIEHALLDNKNGGRIVITTRSNEVVNFCKISSFVHVHELKPLDPENALELFRKRAFQYEVGGCCPSNLEYLSHKIVERCGGLPLAIVAIAGLLSTKHKTIDEWKKLHDNLGSELENNQDLTSITKILSLSYYDLPYHLKCCFLYFGMYPEDYLIKKSRLIRQWIAESFVKPKKDKTLEEVAQEYLTELIDRSLVQVRTSNTDIGIKKGGVCHVHDLLHEVIRKKIEDLSFCHILYGNESTFKGGLVTRRISIVNGSSNVLHSSYQDSQVRSILNFNNSDERLGNSILSSHKKNFKLLKVVDFEDGILDHVHKNIGKLFHLRYLSLRNTNVKMLPRSIGKLVNLETLDVRGTFVVELPAEIKRLRKLRNLLVYNRSYDIDTQFNPSKTKGLKVQEGIGCLEALQKLSYLEVSEMGVHVIKE; this is encoded by the coding sequence ATGGCAGAGACGGCAGTAGGTTTGGCTATCGACCACCTTGTCCAATTGCTGACCAATGAAGCAAGCTTGCTGAGAGGTGTTCGTTCACAAGTGTCGAGCATCAAACGTGAACTAGAGGCCATCCAGTGTTTCCTCAAGGATGTAGATATGATGGCAGAtctagaagaagaaggaagcaCAAGTAGATTTGCAGGTGTTACATTATGGGTGAAGGAACTAAGAGAAGTGGCGTTCCAGATTAAAGATGTCATTGACGAATACCAGTTTCACTTGGAGCGATATCCCGGCCATGGTCATGGCTTCATTGGTTCCCTTGGTCAAATTGGTCGCTCCATCGTCAAACTGAAACCACGCTACCATATTGCATCTCGCATACAAGAGATCAAAAAAGCAGTTGTTGAAATCAGTGAAAGAAGTAAAAGGTATGGCTTTGATTCCATTGCTCAGCCGCAGGGAACAACCAATGGTAATCCTTCTCAATATATTTCAGGGTACGACCCTCGAAAAGGATCCATTTATCTCGAGGAAGATGATGTTGTGGGGATTGAATCTCCGAGAGATGAATTGGTTGGTTGGTTGTTAAATAATGACCAACAACCCCGACGAGCTGTGATTTCAGTGGTAGGGATGGGGGGAGTGGGCAAGACAACTCTTGCTAGAAAGGTGTATGATCGAGTCAAGAATGATTTTGATTGTTATGCTTGGATAACAGTGTCTCACTCATACCAGGAGGAGGAACTACTAAAGAACGTCATAACACAGTTCTGTGATGTAAACAAAGAACCTCTTCCTCAGGGAATTGGTTCAATGAACGAGCAGATATTGACGAATAAAGTAAGAGAATATTTGCAGCAAAAAAGGTATGTTGTTTTTTTCGATGATGTTTGGAAAAAAGAATTCTGGGGAGATATAGAACATGCTCTGCTTGATAATAAAAATGGTGGGAGAATAGTGATCACAACACGAAGCAACGAGGttgttaatttttgtaaaatttcatcGTTTGTCCATGTCCACGAGCTTAAGCCTTTGGATCCAGAAAATGCTTTGGAACTCTTTCGCAAAAGGGCTTTTCAATATGAAGTTGGTGGATGTTGTCCCTCCAACTTGGAGTATTTGTCTCATAAAATTgttgaaagatgtggaggattACCCCTTGCAATTGTAGCTATAGCTGGCCTTCTATCTACGAAACACAAGACAATAGATGAATGGAAGAAATTGCACGATAACCTCGGCTCAGAGTTGGAGAATAATCAAGATCTTACAAGCATAACAAAAATCTTATCCCTCAGTTATTATGATCTGCCTTACCACCTCAAATGTTGTTTCTTGTACTTTGGCATGTACCCAGaggattatttaattaagaaatcAAGGTTGATTCGGCAATGGATTGCTGAAAGTTTTGTGAAACCAAAAAAGGATAAGACATTGGAAGAAGTAGCACAAGAATACTTGACTGAGCTAATTGATAGAAGTCTAGTTCAAGTTCGGACTTCAAACACTGATATCGGAATAAAAAAGGGTGGAGTTTGCCATGTCCATGATCTTCTACATGAAGTCATTCGGAAAAAAATAGAAGATTTAAGTTTTTGTCACATTTTGTACGGAAATGAATCAACTTTTAAAGGAGGACTTGTTACTCGGCGCATATCAATTGTCAATGGTTCATCCAATGTTCTTCACAGTTCTTATCAAGATTCTCAAGTTCGTAGCATTTTGAACTTCAATAATAGTGATGAAAGATTGGGCAATTCTATTTTGAGCTCGcacaaaaagaatttcaaacttcTAAAAGTAGTAGATTTTGAAGATGGTATCTTAGATCATGTCCATAAAAATATTGGAAAGTTATTCCACTTAAGATATTTAAGTCTTCGAAACACAAATGTAAAGATGCTCCCAAGGTCCATAGGGAAATTGGTAAATCTTGAAACTTTGGATGTACGGGGCACATTTGTGGTTGAGTTGCCAGCTGAGATTAAAAGGCTTAGAAAGTTGCGAAATCTTTTAGTCTACAATAGAAGTTACGATATCGACACACAATTTAATCCATCTAAAACGAAAGGACTAAAGGTGCAAGAGGGAATTGGGTGTTTAGAAGCGTTGCAAAAGTTATCATATCTGGAGGTGAGCGAAATGGGTGTTCATGTAATAAAAGAGTAG